In one Hyphomicrobium sp. 99 genomic region, the following are encoded:
- the metG gene encoding methionine--tRNA ligase: MAEKFYITTPIFYPNGKPHIGHAYTVIASDTLARFARLDGKDVFFLSGTDEHGLKMQQTAEKEGIPTKELADRNSAIFRSMIEVLGGSNDEFIRTTEPRHYAACQAIWERMAANGDIYLARYGGWYSVRQEAYFDEKETTVGEDGVRREPLGSPVEWNEEESYFFRLSAYQDKLLALYDSNPDFVGPVERRNEVASFVKSGLKDLSISRSTLKWGVPVPGDDKHVMYVWVDALTNYITAAGYPDTNGAKWKYWPADVHVIGKDIVRFHGVYWPAFLMSAGIELPKRIFAHGFLFNRGEKMSKSVGNVVDPFDLVKAYGRDAVRYFFLREVAFGQDGNYSSEVIVNRINADLANNLGNLAQRSLSMIFKNCEGAIPVPGQLSEADQAILSATDSLYVIARAEMDRQAVTKYLDAVWNVIADANRYFAAEEPWAKKKTDPARMATILYVTAEIVRQFAILVQPVMPESAAKLLDLLAVSAEDRSFASLGEKGRLKPGSKIPEPQGVFPRYVEPE, translated from the coding sequence GTGGCGGAAAAATTTTACATCACGACGCCGATTTTTTACCCGAACGGCAAGCCGCATATTGGTCATGCCTATACGGTGATCGCGAGCGATACGCTGGCGCGCTTTGCTCGCCTTGATGGGAAGGACGTGTTCTTTCTCTCAGGGACGGACGAGCACGGCCTCAAGATGCAGCAGACCGCCGAGAAGGAAGGTATCCCGACAAAGGAGCTCGCGGACCGGAATTCGGCGATCTTCCGCTCGATGATCGAAGTGCTCGGCGGCTCGAATGACGAATTCATCCGCACGACTGAACCCCGTCATTACGCGGCTTGCCAAGCCATCTGGGAACGGATGGCCGCGAACGGCGATATTTATCTCGCGCGTTACGGCGGCTGGTATTCGGTCAGGCAGGAAGCCTACTTCGACGAGAAGGAGACGACCGTCGGCGAGGATGGCGTGCGCCGCGAGCCGCTCGGATCGCCGGTCGAATGGAACGAGGAAGAGAGTTACTTCTTCCGTCTGTCGGCTTATCAGGACAAATTGCTCGCGCTTTATGACAGCAATCCGGACTTCGTCGGTCCGGTCGAGCGTCGGAACGAAGTGGCGAGCTTCGTCAAATCCGGGCTCAAGGATCTTTCGATTTCGCGTTCGACGCTCAAGTGGGGCGTGCCTGTTCCGGGCGACGACAAACACGTGATGTACGTGTGGGTCGATGCGTTGACGAACTACATCACGGCTGCGGGCTACCCCGATACGAACGGCGCGAAGTGGAAGTATTGGCCTGCCGACGTTCACGTCATCGGCAAGGACATCGTGCGGTTTCACGGCGTCTACTGGCCAGCCTTCCTGATGTCCGCCGGCATCGAGCTTCCGAAGCGCATCTTCGCACACGGCTTCTTGTTCAACCGTGGTGAGAAGATGTCGAAGTCGGTCGGCAATGTCGTCGATCCGTTCGATCTGGTGAAAGCCTACGGCCGGGACGCCGTGCGCTATTTCTTCCTGCGCGAAGTGGCGTTCGGACAGGACGGAAACTATTCGTCGGAAGTGATCGTCAATCGCATCAACGCCGATCTTGCCAACAACCTTGGAAATCTTGCGCAGCGCTCGCTGTCGATGATCTTCAAGAACTGCGAGGGCGCTATTCCGGTGCCGGGTCAGCTGAGCGAAGCGGATCAGGCCATCCTGTCGGCGACGGATAGTCTTTACGTCATCGCGCGCGCCGAGATGGACCGGCAGGCCGTCACCAAATACCTCGATGCCGTATGGAACGTGATCGCCGACGCCAACCGCTATTTCGCAGCTGAAGAGCCCTGGGCGAAAAAGAAGACGGATCCGGCGCGCATGGCGACGATCCTTTATGTCACCGCCGAGATCGTTCGGCAGTTCGCTATTCTCGTTCAGCCGGTGATGCCGGAAAGCGCCGCGAAGCTGCTCGATCTTCTCGCCGTTTCAGCTGAGGACCGCAGTTTTGCAAGTCTCGGTGAAAAGGGCCGTTTGAAACCCGGTAGCAAAATCCCCGAACCGCAGGGCGTCTTCCCGCGTTACGTGGAGCCCGAATAA
- a CDS encoding DNA polymerase III subunit delta': protein MARAPLVADAEVLPEADRLDDFPHPRETRALYGQEGAQSIFAEALAGGRMHHAWLLSGPAGVGKATLAYQVARAALAEPEERDLFGQGLAIEPDSRTDRQVRALSHPSLMIIRRPYDQKTKRFPQSIPIDEVRKVKNFLAHSATGQGRRVVIVDTADELNQNAANALLKSLEEPPQRTIFLLMTSAPGRLLATIRSRCRTIQMGPLPESDLKRAAAQALTVAGKAVPEAHEWETLAPLAEGSVGRALVLLGGGGLALQSRIDQVLSSLPRLDLRTVHALSDELQPAAQDRKFQLFMDLLQTTLARLISAAATGQGPEREVQLAKRLIGEGRLATFAELWETLARDKADVVSLNLDRKSLILGTFARLEAASRG from the coding sequence ATGGCGCGGGCGCCGCTCGTCGCAGACGCCGAGGTTCTTCCGGAAGCCGATCGGCTGGACGACTTTCCCCATCCAAGAGAGACGCGGGCGCTCTATGGTCAAGAAGGCGCGCAATCGATTTTCGCGGAAGCGCTGGCCGGTGGGCGCATGCATCATGCGTGGCTCCTTTCGGGGCCGGCGGGCGTTGGCAAGGCGACACTCGCTTATCAAGTCGCGCGTGCAGCCCTTGCGGAGCCCGAGGAGCGGGATCTGTTCGGCCAAGGTCTCGCCATAGAGCCCGACTCGCGGACGGACCGGCAGGTACGTGCCCTATCGCATCCGTCGTTGATGATCATCAGGCGTCCCTATGATCAGAAGACGAAGCGGTTTCCGCAGAGCATCCCGATCGACGAAGTCCGCAAGGTCAAAAACTTTCTTGCGCACAGCGCCACCGGGCAGGGACGTCGCGTCGTCATCGTCGATACGGCGGACGAACTCAATCAGAACGCGGCGAACGCGCTTCTGAAGTCGCTCGAAGAGCCGCCGCAGCGGACGATTTTTCTCTTGATGACGTCCGCGCCGGGCCGGCTGCTCGCGACGATCCGGTCGCGCTGCCGGACGATCCAAATGGGGCCGCTGCCTGAGAGCGATCTGAAGCGAGCGGCGGCTCAGGCGCTGACAGTGGCCGGCAAAGCCGTTCCGGAGGCGCATGAGTGGGAAACGCTCGCGCCTCTCGCAGAGGGAAGCGTGGGTCGAGCGCTCGTTCTGCTCGGTGGGGGCGGTCTTGCGCTTCAGTCCCGTATCGACCAGGTGCTTTCGAGCCTTCCGCGGCTGGATCTGAGGACGGTCCATGCACTTTCGGACGAGCTGCAACCGGCCGCACAGGACCGTAAGTTTCAGCTCTTCATGGATCTCCTGCAGACGACCCTGGCGCGCTTGATTTCGGCTGCGGCCACGGGGCAGGGGCCGGAACGCGAGGTTCAGCTCGCAAAGCGGCTTATTGGCGAGGGCCGCCTTGCCACTTTTGCCGAGCTATGGGAAACACTGGCCCGCGACAAGGCTGATGTCGTTTCCCTCAACCTTGATCGCAAATCGCTCATCCTCGGAACTTTCGCGCGCCTTGAGGCCGCGAGCCGCGGTTGA
- the purF gene encoding amidophosphoribosyltransferase: MAQQNGVTTVDGLTFTRYGDDRLREECGVFGIFDHPDAAAITALGLHALQHRGQEAAGICSYDGRNFHSERRMGLVGDNFSKPDVLARLKGRMAIGHDRYSTTGEALIRNVQPLFADIDTGGFAVAHNGNLTNALTLRRELISSGAICQSTSDTEVILHLLSRSKKRRIVERLVDAIRQIEGSYALVCMTNDMMIGVRDPVGIRPLVIGRLGQSYVLASETCALDMVGAEFVREVDNGEVVVITDDGLESHRPFPIRPARPCIFEYIYFARPDSIVGGQTVYDIRKRMGIELARETPTGADVIVPIPDSGVPAAIGFSQQSGIPFELGIIRNHYVGRTFIEPEQRIRQLGVKLKHSANSGVIRGNRVVLIDDSVVRGTTSKKIVQLIRDAGAAEVHMRISSPPITHPDFYGIDTPTKKDLLAANMSLEEMREFMEADSLAFLSVDGIYRAIGLDRRDDRAPQFTDHCFTGDYPTNLTDYGGDAVPRQLSLLAEVG, translated from the coding sequence ATGGCACAGCAAAACGGCGTGACCACAGTCGACGGTCTGACCTTCACTCGCTACGGCGATGATCGCCTCCGGGAAGAGTGTGGCGTCTTCGGAATCTTCGACCATCCCGATGCCGCAGCGATAACCGCGCTGGGCCTTCACGCACTCCAGCACCGCGGCCAGGAAGCAGCAGGCATCTGCTCCTACGACGGCCGCAACTTTCACTCCGAGCGCCGCATGGGCCTCGTCGGTGATAACTTTTCCAAGCCCGACGTCCTCGCCCGCCTCAAAGGCCGCATGGCCATCGGCCACGATCGCTACTCGACGACCGGCGAAGCACTGATCCGAAACGTCCAACCCCTCTTCGCAGATATCGATACAGGCGGCTTTGCCGTAGCCCACAACGGCAACCTCACGAACGCTCTGACGCTACGGCGCGAGCTCATTTCCTCCGGCGCAATCTGCCAGTCGACCTCCGATACCGAAGTCATCCTTCATCTGCTGTCGCGCTCGAAGAAGCGCCGCATCGTCGAACGTCTCGTCGACGCAATCCGTCAGATCGAAGGCTCATACGCTCTCGTATGCATGACGAACGATATGATGATCGGCGTCCGCGATCCGGTCGGCATCCGGCCTCTGGTCATCGGCCGCCTCGGCCAATCCTACGTTCTCGCTTCCGAAACCTGCGCGCTCGACATGGTCGGCGCAGAATTCGTGCGAGAGGTCGATAACGGCGAAGTCGTCGTCATCACTGACGACGGGCTCGAGAGCCACCGGCCCTTCCCGATCCGCCCGGCGCGGCCATGCATCTTCGAATACATCTATTTCGCGCGACCCGATTCCATCGTCGGCGGCCAGACCGTTTATGACATCCGCAAACGGATGGGCATTGAGCTGGCGCGTGAAACGCCGACGGGCGCCGATGTTATCGTTCCCATTCCGGACTCGGGCGTTCCCGCAGCGATCGGCTTCAGCCAGCAGAGCGGCATTCCGTTCGAACTCGGCATCATCCGAAACCACTACGTCGGCCGCACCTTCATCGAACCCGAGCAGCGCATTCGCCAGCTCGGCGTCAAGCTGAAGCATTCGGCAAATTCGGGCGTGATCCGCGGCAACCGCGTGGTCCTCATCGATGACAGCGTCGTACGCGGCACGACATCGAAAAAGATCGTGCAGCTCATCCGCGACGCGGGCGCTGCCGAAGTCCACATGCGTATTTCGTCCCCGCCCATCACCCACCCCGACTTCTACGGCATCGACACGCCTACCAAAAAGGACCTTCTCGCAGCGAACATGTCGCTCGAAGAGATGCGGGAGTTCATGGAGGCCGATAGCTTGGCGTTCCTGTCGGTGGATGGCATCTACCGCGCCATCGGTCTCGATCGCCGCGACGACCGCGCGCCGCAGTTCACGGACCATTGCTTCACCGGCGATTATCCGACGAACTTGACGGACTACGGCGGCGACGCAGTCCCGCGTCAGCTTTCCCTCCTGGCCGAAGTCGGCTGA
- a CDS encoding D-alanyl-D-alanine carboxypeptidase family protein, with translation MWFAVVAIVMSLLAPWVPANAAESAFATKAPRAVLMDAETGAILFQQNADELAPPASMSKLMTLAVLFRAIKEGRINKTDEFVMSVNAWRNGGAPSGTSAMMVPVNTKATVDELIQGIAIQSGNDAAMCVAEGMAGSEAAFARMMTDEARRIGLAKSTFANATGLEAPNHLMTARELAILARYLINEYPDLYPVFGQKEFLYRNHKFINRNPLLFLNIGADGLKTGHTAIARYGLVGSAVQDGKRLIVVVSGLEKADQRKDEAAKLLDWGFRSFSAVKVFEDGEIVGKARVWGGKTWYVPLAPKGDVMFTMPKYPAAQKLSAEIVYKAPLKPPVKKGDQVAILKITSSSSASVEVPLYATEDVVNGGIVRKGVDSLVLMALRRLAL, from the coding sequence ATGTGGTTCGCCGTTGTGGCGATCGTGATGTCGCTTTTGGCACCGTGGGTCCCTGCCAACGCGGCAGAATCCGCTTTCGCGACGAAGGCGCCGCGCGCCGTCCTCATGGATGCGGAAACCGGCGCGATCTTATTCCAGCAGAATGCCGACGAGCTGGCGCCGCCCGCCAGCATGAGCAAGCTGATGACGCTTGCCGTTCTATTCCGCGCGATCAAGGAAGGCCGCATCAACAAGACCGACGAATTCGTCATGAGCGTCAATGCGTGGCGTAATGGCGGCGCGCCATCTGGCACGTCGGCAATGATGGTGCCGGTGAACACCAAGGCGACCGTTGATGAACTCATTCAAGGCATCGCTATCCAGTCGGGCAATGATGCCGCCATGTGTGTCGCTGAAGGGATGGCGGGGTCCGAAGCAGCCTTTGCCCGCATGATGACTGACGAGGCGCGCCGCATCGGTCTCGCCAAGTCGACGTTCGCCAACGCGACGGGGCTGGAGGCTCCGAACCATCTGATGACGGCGCGCGAACTTGCCATTCTGGCGCGCTACCTCATCAACGAATATCCCGATCTCTACCCTGTCTTCGGGCAGAAGGAATTTCTGTATCGCAATCACAAGTTCATCAATCGCAATCCGCTGCTGTTTTTGAATATCGGTGCGGATGGGTTGAAGACCGGCCACACGGCTATCGCTCGCTACGGCCTCGTCGGGTCCGCGGTGCAGGATGGCAAGCGCTTGATCGTCGTCGTCAGCGGCCTCGAAAAGGCAGACCAGCGGAAGGATGAAGCTGCCAAGCTTCTCGATTGGGGTTTCCGGTCATTCAGCGCGGTCAAGGTCTTCGAAGATGGCGAGATCGTCGGCAAGGCGCGGGTGTGGGGTGGAAAGACTTGGTATGTGCCGCTCGCGCCGAAAGGCGATGTGATGTTTACGATGCCGAAATATCCGGCCGCGCAAAAACTCTCTGCGGAAATCGTCTATAAGGCGCCATTGAAGCCGCCGGTGAAGAAGGGCGACCAGGTCGCGATACTTAAAATTACAAGTTCCAGTAGCGCGTCGGTCGAAGTGCCCCTCTACGCGACAGAAGACGTGGTCAATGGCGGCATCGTGCGGAAAGGCGTCGATTCGCTTGTTCTGATGGCCTTGCGCCGCTTGGCGCTCTAG
- the radA gene encoding DNA repair protein RadA, which produces MAKASRSLYVCQSCGATSSRWAGKCTACGEWNALVEETDAGPPPGSGVTRQTKGRIVKLEPLKGEAQEAPRFSSGIAELDRVTGGGIVPGSAILIGGEPGIGKSTLLLQVAAHVARSGGRAVYFSGEEAVAQVRLRAARLGLDSAPVGLASETNLSNILATLGDERPPDLIIIDSIQTLWADTLDAAPGTVSQVRAAALSLIRYAKMAGSALLLVGHVTKDGQIAGPKVIEHMVDTVLYFEGDRGLTYRILRAVKNRFGPSDEIGVFEMVSGGLQEVANPSELFLGDRDSRSPGASIFAGVEGTRPLLVEIQALVAPSGLGTPRRAVVGWDSNRLAMLLAVLDARCGVSFSSHDVYLNVAGGLKITEPAADLAAAAALLSSISGVTLPRDAVYFGEVSLSGAVRAATMMTSRLKEASKLGFGRAFLPESGEVDVQGMKLSLSRLSHLKSLAEATTPCD; this is translated from the coding sequence ATGGCAAAAGCCTCTCGATCGCTCTACGTCTGCCAGTCCTGCGGAGCGACCTCGTCGCGCTGGGCGGGAAAGTGCACGGCGTGCGGTGAATGGAATGCCCTCGTCGAGGAAACCGATGCCGGACCGCCTCCAGGCTCTGGCGTCACGCGGCAAACCAAGGGACGCATCGTCAAGCTCGAGCCACTGAAAGGCGAAGCTCAGGAGGCGCCGCGCTTTTCGAGCGGCATCGCCGAACTCGATCGCGTGACCGGAGGCGGAATCGTGCCGGGCTCCGCGATCCTGATCGGTGGCGAACCCGGCATCGGAAAATCGACGCTGTTGCTCCAGGTCGCCGCCCACGTTGCACGCAGCGGCGGCCGCGCCGTCTATTTCTCCGGCGAGGAAGCAGTCGCGCAGGTTCGTCTGCGTGCCGCTCGCCTCGGCCTCGACAGCGCGCCAGTCGGCCTCGCATCCGAAACGAATCTTTCGAACATTCTCGCCACGCTCGGCGACGAACGGCCGCCCGATCTCATCATTATCGATTCGATCCAGACGCTTTGGGCGGACACGCTCGATGCGGCCCCCGGCACCGTCAGCCAGGTGCGGGCGGCGGCGCTGTCCCTCATCCGCTATGCGAAAATGGCAGGCTCCGCCCTGCTGCTCGTCGGCCACGTCACCAAGGACGGCCAGATCGCCGGCCCCAAAGTCATCGAGCACATGGTCGACACCGTGTTGTATTTCGAAGGAGATCGCGGCCTCACATATCGCATCCTCCGCGCCGTGAAAAACCGCTTCGGGCCAAGCGACGAGATCGGCGTATTCGAGATGGTCAGCGGCGGCTTGCAGGAAGTCGCCAACCCGTCGGAGCTGTTTCTCGGAGACCGCGACAGCCGGAGCCCCGGCGCTTCGATCTTTGCCGGCGTGGAAGGCACCCGTCCCCTGCTCGTCGAAATTCAGGCGCTGGTCGCACCTTCCGGCCTCGGAACGCCCCGCCGCGCCGTCGTCGGTTGGGATAGTAACCGCCTCGCCATGCTGCTGGCGGTGCTTGATGCCCGCTGCGGAGTTTCGTTCAGCAGCCATGACGTTTATCTAAATGTGGCAGGCGGCCTCAAAATCACTGAACCGGCTGCAGATTTGGCCGCCGCCGCGGCCCTCCTGTCGTCGATTTCTGGGGTAACGCTCCCACGAGACGCCGTTTATTTCGGAGAAGTTTCCTTGTCGGGCGCCGTCCGGGCCGCAACCATGATGACCTCAAGACTGAAAGAAGCATCCAAACTGGGGTTTGGCCGCGCCTTTTTGCCCGAAAGCGGCGAGGTCGATGTACAGGGGATGAAGTTGTCGCTATCTCGCCTCTCCCATCTCAAGTCTCTTGCAGAGGCCACGACGCCATGCGACTGA
- a CDS encoding CvpA family protein, with product MIGPFTYLDLALIAVAFISGLLAMYRGFARELLSIVSWIAAAGVGYWIFATKKEMTADIAAQTSLPPQIATVAVAVVVALIVLIIVHLITARISDAILDSQVGMIDRVLGFIFGVLRGFLLFVIPYMAYEAFISPDKEKQHPLVRDAYFRDYVKGTGEAIRNVLLQVIPQPSTAPPPPSPNEQPGQQGFNDQKGRSVALVIGGKRYYMTLA from the coding sequence ATGATCGGTCCATTCACCTACTTGGACCTGGCATTGATCGCCGTCGCGTTCATATCCGGTCTTCTTGCGATGTACCGGGGCTTCGCGCGCGAGCTTCTTTCCATTGTGTCGTGGATCGCCGCAGCCGGTGTCGGCTATTGGATCTTCGCGACGAAGAAGGAAATGACCGCCGATATCGCGGCGCAAACAAGCCTTCCGCCTCAAATTGCGACAGTGGCAGTGGCCGTGGTTGTCGCATTGATCGTCTTGATCATCGTGCACCTCATCACCGCACGCATATCTGATGCGATCCTCGACAGTCAGGTCGGAATGATCGACCGGGTCTTGGGCTTCATCTTCGGCGTGCTGCGCGGGTTCCTGCTCTTCGTAATTCCTTACATGGCTTACGAGGCGTTCATTTCGCCGGATAAAGAAAAGCAGCATCCCCTTGTACGTGACGCGTATTTCCGCGATTACGTTAAAGGAACGGGTGAAGCGATACGCAATGTCTTGCTGCAGGTGATCCCGCAGCCATCGACGGCGCCGCCGCCACCGTCGCCCAACGAACAGCCTGGGCAACAAGGATTTAATGACCAAAAGGGTCGTTCAGTCGCGCTGGTCATTGGTGGCAAGCGGTACTATATGACGCTCGCGTGA
- a CDS encoding TatD family hydrolase, with protein MLVDHHCHLDFPEFAPELDQVVARAQQAGVRTLVTISTRIRKFDDVKAVAESFDDVFCSVGTHPHNAHEELDIPLERIVELSKHPKVVAIGEAGLDYHYQHSTPVAQAEGFRRHIAAARETGLPLEIHTRDADADTITILQEEHAKGAFPAVLHCFTGGRELAMRALDLGLYVSFSGVITFKNSEALREIARDVPLDRVLVETDAPFLAPIPFRGKRNEPAYVVRTAAALASVKGVSADELARATTDNFFRLYSKATRPASEACGSAAA; from the coding sequence ATGCTTGTCGATCATCATTGCCATCTCGATTTCCCCGAGTTCGCACCGGAGCTCGATCAGGTCGTGGCGCGTGCTCAGCAGGCAGGCGTTCGAACGCTCGTCACCATCTCGACTCGCATTCGCAAGTTCGACGATGTGAAAGCCGTCGCGGAAAGTTTCGACGATGTCTTTTGCTCGGTCGGCACGCATCCGCACAACGCGCACGAGGAACTCGATATTCCTCTTGAGCGGATCGTGGAGCTTTCGAAGCATCCGAAAGTCGTGGCTATTGGCGAAGCCGGGCTCGATTATCACTATCAGCACTCGACGCCAGTCGCGCAGGCTGAGGGGTTTCGCCGGCACATTGCAGCCGCGCGTGAAACGGGGCTTCCGCTCGAAATTCATACGCGGGATGCTGACGCGGACACGATCACCATTCTTCAGGAAGAGCACGCCAAGGGCGCATTCCCGGCGGTGCTTCATTGCTTCACGGGCGGACGAGAGCTTGCGATGCGTGCGCTGGACCTCGGGCTCTACGTTTCGTTCAGTGGCGTGATCACATTCAAGAATTCAGAGGCGTTGCGTGAGATTGCACGCGACGTGCCCCTCGACCGGGTTCTGGTCGAAACGGATGCGCCGTTCCTGGCGCCCATTCCGTTTCGCGGAAAGCGCAACGAGCCGGCATATGTGGTTCGCACCGCTGCGGCGCTTGCCTCAGTGAAGGGCGTTTCCGCCGATGAGCTTGCGCGGGCGACGACGGACAACTTCTTCAGGCTCTACAGCAAAGCGACGCGGCCTGCGTCCGAAGCCTGCGGGTCCGCAGCCGCATGA
- a CDS encoding SDR family NAD(P)-dependent oxidoreductase — MTDSPLSGRIALVTGASRGIGRAVALGLAKAGAHVIIAARSVGALESLDDEIQANGGAATLLQLDLKKGDRVDQVGPTIFQRWERLDILVANAGILGPLSPLGHTTDDGFLSTIEINLNANWRLIRTLDPLLKRSDAGRAIFLTSGAASGKYAYWGPYAASKAGLEALVKTWAAELVNTPVRANLINPGATRTGMRAKAFPGEDPQTLPPPEALVPLFVELASAACERNGEIVNFREWRAEQESNVQSVGSSPDV; from the coding sequence ATGACCGACAGCCCCCTTTCCGGTCGCATCGCACTTGTCACGGGGGCATCGCGGGGAATCGGTCGTGCGGTCGCGCTGGGCCTCGCGAAAGCCGGCGCCCACGTCATCATAGCGGCACGCTCGGTCGGTGCACTTGAATCCCTCGATGACGAAATCCAGGCGAACGGCGGGGCAGCCACGCTCCTTCAGCTGGATCTGAAGAAGGGCGATCGAGTCGATCAGGTTGGCCCGACAATCTTCCAGCGCTGGGAGCGTCTCGACATTCTGGTGGCGAATGCCGGCATTCTCGGTCCGCTTTCGCCGCTCGGACATACGACAGACGATGGCTTCCTCTCGACGATCGAGATCAACCTCAACGCCAACTGGCGGCTGATACGGACACTCGATCCGCTTCTGAAGCGCTCCGATGCCGGCCGTGCCATTTTCCTGACCTCTGGCGCCGCGAGCGGCAAATACGCGTACTGGGGCCCGTACGCGGCGTCCAAGGCCGGACTCGAAGCCCTCGTGAAAACCTGGGCCGCAGAACTCGTGAACACGCCTGTCAGGGCAAACCTGATCAATCCCGGCGCCACGCGCACGGGTATGCGCGCCAAAGCATTTCCTGGCGAAGATCCCCAAACACTTCCGCCGCCTGAAGCACTGGTGCCCCTCTTCGTCGAACTCGCGTCTGCCGCTTGCGAACGGAACGGCGAGATCGTGAATTTCCGCGAATGGCGCGCTGAACAGGAATCGAACGTCCAATCCGTTGGGTCGTCACCGGACGTGTGA
- a CDS encoding DUF930 domain-containing protein, with the protein MLGTRTLVMLLVWVGGIQTAVADASMDRVLKELEPEERAHQVCNLRGIDAVRKGSHLKGVDRVTTTIQKPAVFKNNVVVAKSAAVRAKNHWYFLDFTCAVSSDQMKATSFDYKLGNEIPENKLEDYGLWK; encoded by the coding sequence ATGCTTGGTACGAGAACGCTCGTGATGCTGCTCGTATGGGTGGGCGGTATACAAACAGCCGTGGCTGATGCTTCGATGGACCGGGTTCTCAAAGAGCTCGAACCCGAGGAACGCGCCCATCAGGTCTGCAACCTGCGCGGCATCGATGCCGTTCGGAAGGGAAGCCATCTGAAGGGCGTTGATCGCGTCACCACCACGATCCAGAAACCCGCAGTATTCAAAAACAACGTCGTTGTCGCCAAGAGCGCTGCGGTCCGCGCGAAAAACCATTGGTACTTTCTGGATTTCACCTGCGCCGTCAGCAGCGACCAGATGAAGGCGACGTCGTTCGACTACAAGCTCGGCAACGAAATCCCCGAAAACAAATTGGAAGACTACGGCCTCTGGAAATGA
- a CDS encoding MBL fold metallo-hydrolase: MSFRCTILGSGSSGGVPRIGMNWGSCDPNNPKNRRLRCSALVERTGSGGRTSVLIDTSPDFREQILSTRLTALDGVLYTHDHADHTHGIDDLRMVSFAMKRRVDVYFTKETGDSLKTRFSYCFETPKGSEYMPMLNAHEIDGVSPVVIGGGGGQIVAQPIPQWHGSMQSLGYRFSNLAYSPDINDIPKESIPLLEGLDVWIVDALRHQSHESHFSVKQAIAWSERLKPKRTILTHMTSELDYETLARQLPEGVEPAYDGMMISFT, encoded by the coding sequence ATGAGCTTTCGGTGTACGATACTGGGTTCCGGCTCATCGGGCGGCGTTCCGCGGATTGGGATGAATTGGGGTTCGTGTGATCCCAATAATCCCAAGAATCGCAGACTGAGGTGCTCGGCTCTCGTTGAGCGCACCGGATCGGGCGGCCGAACCTCGGTGCTCATCGATACGTCGCCGGATTTCCGCGAACAGATTTTGTCGACCCGCCTGACGGCGCTCGATGGCGTTCTCTACACGCACGATCATGCCGATCACACGCACGGCATCGATGATCTCCGCATGGTTTCATTCGCCATGAAACGGCGCGTCGACGTCTACTTCACCAAGGAAACCGGCGACAGCCTGAAGACGCGTTTCTCTTACTGTTTCGAAACGCCGAAGGGCTCGGAGTACATGCCGATGCTCAATGCTCATGAGATCGACGGGGTATCGCCGGTTGTCATCGGGGGCGGGGGTGGCCAGATCGTCGCCCAGCCGATCCCGCAATGGCATGGATCGATGCAGTCACTCGGCTACCGCTTTTCCAACCTTGCGTATTCGCCGGACATCAACGACATCCCGAAAGAGTCGATCCCTTTGCTTGAAGGGCTGGATGTTTGGATCGTCGATGCCTTGCGGCATCAAAGTCATGAATCTCACTTCAGCGTCAAACAGGCGATCGCCTGGTCCGAGCGCCTGAAACCGAAGCGCACGATCCTCACGCACATGACGAGCGAGCTTGATTATGAAACGCTTGCGCGGCAGCTGCCCGAAGGCGTCGAGCCCGCATACGACGGCATGATGATTTCTTTCACCTGA
- the tmk gene encoding dTMP kinase, translating into MKRGKFITFEGGEAAGKSTQAKRLAERLERAGISVVVTREPGGTPVGEDVRELIMRDRPTDPVTELLLFAAARAEHVTSVIRPALDEGTWVISDRFMDSTRVYQGKLYGLEPEFIAQLERYTVAPDYPDLTLILDLPASAGVERAQLRGTLSRYDAERIETHEALRQGFLEIADAEPLRCVLIDASLSVSSVETAVWQAVSAHLLAEAN; encoded by the coding sequence ATGAAACGCGGAAAATTTATTACATTCGAGGGCGGGGAAGCGGCTGGAAAGTCGACCCAGGCGAAGCGTCTGGCCGAGCGGCTGGAGCGCGCCGGTATCTCCGTCGTCGTCACGCGCGAACCGGGCGGCACGCCGGTCGGCGAGGACGTGCGCGAACTCATCATGAGGGATCGCCCGACCGATCCCGTGACGGAGCTGCTGCTGTTCGCTGCGGCGAGAGCCGAGCATGTGACGTCCGTCATTCGCCCTGCGCTCGACGAGGGAACCTGGGTCATCTCGGACCGCTTCATGGATTCCACGCGCGTCTATCAGGGCAAACTTTATGGTCTCGAGCCCGAGTTCATCGCCCAGCTCGAGCGATACACGGTCGCGCCGGATTATCCCGATCTGACGTTGATCCTCGATCTTCCGGCGAGCGCGGGTGTCGAGCGGGCGCAGCTTCGCGGCACACTTTCGCGCTACGACGCTGAGCGTATCGAAACGCACGAGGCTCTGCGCCAAGGCTTTCTCGAGATCGCCGACGCGGAGCCATTACGCTGTGTGCTAATCGATGCCAGTCTGTCGGTATCGAGTGTCGAGACAGCCGTTTGGCAGGCGGTCTCAGCGCACCTTCTTGCCGAGGCCAATTGA